GCGGCAGGTATACTACGCTGTTCGGTACGCGTTAAGGTGCAGCCAACGGCTACGGGAACGGGAAGGAACCAGCTTGGATGCACCGCTTAAAGATGGGTTGGGGCTGGCTGCGGTATTGGCGTCGGATCAGCCGGGGCCGGAAGAACAAGCTCTTTCGACGGAAGATAAAGAAGCGTTCTGGCATGCTGTTGCCAAGCTGACACCGCGGCAGCAGCAGGTGGTAGCCGGCCGACTTAAGGGACTGACTTTTGCTGCCATCGCCCGTCAACTAAACATTGCTCCTTCCACTGCCAAGGGGGCCTATGCTCGGGCCGAAGCCCGGCTAAAAAAAGTGCTCGCCCACCAGGTCCAAATAGCCTCCGTTCGTCAGTCTATAAGTGAAGGCGGACGGAAGGAGGTGTGATCATGGCAGTAGAGCGTACTCCTGAGAGTAGCCGTATGCAGCTTCAACTACAGACTGGGATTGGCGAGGATAATGAACCTAT
The Bacillota bacterium DNA segment above includes these coding regions:
- a CDS encoding sigma-70 family RNA polymerase sigma factor, encoding MQPGKELEQLIRAAQRDNRAAVEEIVRRFQPLVWATARRWALQPDLVDDLAQEGNLALLTAIYNFRPGTAPFTWYVKRQVYYAVRYALRCSQRLREREGTSLDAPLKDGLGLAAVLASDQPGPEEQALSTEDKEAFWHAVAKLTPRQQQVVAGRLKGLTFAAIARQLNIAPSTAKGAYARAEARLKKVLAHQVQIASVRQSISEGGRKEV